The Cygnus atratus isolate AKBS03 ecotype Queensland, Australia chromosome 2, CAtr_DNAZoo_HiC_assembly, whole genome shotgun sequence genome window below encodes:
- the INSIG1 gene encoding insulin-induced gene 1 protein, with protein MPRLESCAWSCSCAARGRHKTQPGDAATKADEMLSSGGPSQASVGRGARSPGGAGSTLNWSRHLVQRSVVLFVVGAFMALVLNLLQVQRNVTLFPEEVIATLFSSAWWVPPCCGTAAAVVGLLYPCIDSHLGEPHKFKREWASVMRCIAVFVGINHASAKLDFANNVQLSLTLAALSLGLWWTFDRSRSGLGLGITIAFVATLITQFLVYNGVYQYTSPDFLYIRSWLPCIFFSGGVTVGNIGRQLAMGIPEKPHND; from the exons ATGcccaggctggagagctgcgCCTGGAGCTGTTCGTGTGCTGCCAGGGGGAGGCACAAAACGCAGCCGGGCGACGCGGCCACCAAGGCGGATGAGATGCTGAGCTCCGGAGGCCCCTCACAGGCGTCGGTGGGACGTGGGGCGCGGAGCCCCGGCGGTGCGGGCAGCACCCTGAACTGGAGCCGGCACCTGGTGCAGCGGAGCGTGGTCCTCTTCGTGGTGGGCGCTTTCATGGCGCTGGTGCTGAACTTGCTGCAGGTGCAGAGGAACGTGACGCTGTTCCCCGAGGAGGTCATCGCCACGCTCTTCTCCTCCGCCTGGTGGGTGCCCCCGTGCTGCGGGACGGCGGCAG CTGTCGTTGGCCTGCTGTACCCCTGCATTGACAGCCACCTGGGGGAACCGCACAAGTTCAAAAGAGAGTGGGCCAGCGTAATGCGATGCATAGCAGTTTTCGTTGGCATTAATCATGCAAGTGCT aaattagACTTTGCAAACAATGTCCAGCTGTCCCTGACTCTAGCAGCCTTATCGCTGGGTCTCTGGTGGACATTTGATCGTTCAAGAAGTGGTCTCGGACTTGGAATTACAATAGCCTTTGTAGCAACTCTGATAACTCAGTTCCTTGTATATAATGGTGTTTATCA GTATACATCCCCAGATTTTCTTTACATTCGTTCTTGGCTTCCGTGTATATTTTTCTCAGGAGGTGTGACTGTAGGAAACATAGGACGCCAGCTGGCTATG GGTATTCCAGAGAAACCACACAATGACTAA